TAACCATGTTACTGTCGGCTTTCGCTCTGGTTTTGTGGTACAGCATTTTATTGCTGGGCCGCTGGTATCAAAGTGTGCTGTATTATCCTGGGCAGTTTCAGCTTGATTTCCATCAGCTGACACTGCCGCAGAACACGGTTTATGCCGCTGCCGCTATAGCCGTTGCAGGTTTGTTTTTCGGACAGGATGTCCGACTGCTATACGATCTCTCAGGGATTGCAATAGCGGTTTTGATGTTCCAAGGCATCAGTGTTGCCCATTGTCTGGTCAAACAGAAAGATGCCAGCAGCGCCTGGTTGGTTGGATTGTATATATTGCTGTTTTTACTTCCGCAAATGATGCTGATTTTAGCTACCGTCGGCCTTTTAGATAACTGGATAAAATTCCGGGGCCGAGAGGAAATGCAATAAAGATAGAGGTTTAAGCCATGAATGTTATTCTGCTTGAAAAAGTACAAAATCTAGGAACTCTAGGTGATCAAGTTTCTGTTAAATCTGGTTACGCGCGTAACTTTTTGATCCCACAAGGTAAAGCGAAAGCAGCTACCAAAGACAATATCGCTGAGTTTGAAGCTCAACGCGCTGAACTTGAAGCGGCTGCAGCTGCGGCACTTTCTGTTGCGCAAGGCGTTTACGAAAACCTTAACGGTCAAGTATTTACTATCGAATCTGTTGCCGGTGATGAAGGTAAACTATTCGGTTCTGTTGGTACTCACGACATCGCTGATGCGTTGCAGGCTTCTGGTTTCGAAGTTGAGCGTCGCGATATCCGTATGCCTGAAGGTGCGCTTCGTTTCGTAGGTACTTACGAAATCGACGTTCAGTTGCACACTGACGTTGTTGCAACCGTAACGGTTGAAGTTAAAGCTGCCGAATAATTTATTCGTTATAAGCTGATACTTTGTGAAAAAGCGTTGACCTTGTTAAGGGTCAGCGCTTTTTTTATGTCCGGAATATTCTCTTACCGCGTTTAATTTTCCGCAAACGCTTCCGGCGACGTTATAATAGTTTGTCCTTTTCCTGTGCACTAAACCGATAGCGTCAATGCAGATTAATTCATCAAAAAACTCGACTCAAGAAGCAGAAAATCCATTTAAGGTTCCACCGCATTCCATCGATGCCGAACAGTCCGTTCTGGCAGGTTTAATGCTGTCGAATGAGACGCTTGATGATGTGATGACGATCGTCAATACAACCGATTTCTATACCAAACAGCATCAGGCGATTTTCGATGTCATTATCGAGTTGAACCGCAATAGCAAACCCTTTGATCTGGTGACGGTTGCAAACCAGTTGCAATCCAACGGAAACCTGGAGCTGGCTGGGAATAAAGAGTATCTGGTCGAGCTGGTCAAAAATACGCCAAGTGCGACCAATATTCTCTACTATGCGCAACTGGTCCGCGACAAGGCGATTCTACGCAATCTGATCGAAGCCAGTAACGAAGTGGCGCAAACCGCCTATTTCCCCAAAGGAAAAGATGTGCGCGAGATTCTGGATATCGCCGAATCCAAGATCATGAAGATCGCCGAGCACGGCGAAGGGAAAGAGCGTCAATATCAAACCATGCACAACCTGTTGACGGCCGCATTGAATAAGATCGACGAACTGTTCAATACCGAAGGGCACATCACCGGGCAGGAAACCCATCTCACACAATTTGACGAAATTACCGCCGGTCTGCAAAACGGTGACTTGATCATCGTTGCCGGGCGTCCGTCGATGGGTAAAACGACTTTCTCAATGAACATGGCCGAAAACATTGCGACCAAGAATAATACTCCGGTCGCCGTCTTTTCGATGGAGATGCCGGGCGAATCGCTGGCAATGCGTATGATCAGTTCGATCGGGCGTATCGATGCCGGACGAATGCGTACCGGTAAACTGCAGCAGGAAGACTGGCCGAAACTGAATAAAGCGGTCAACATCCTCTCTAAAGCAAAGATTTACATTGATGATACGCCTGCGCTGATGATTACCGAGTTGCGTGCCAGAGCGCGTCGTATCGATAAAGATATTCGTGACCTGCAACGCAAGGAAGCGGTCGAGGCCGGGCATGAAGATCCGGATAAGCATGTTACCGGCTTGGGACTGGTCGTGGTGGATTATCTGCAACTGATGCGCGGTTCGGCGAATGCTGAAAACCGTGTTAACGAAATTTCGGAAATTTCCCGAGGACTCAAGGCCTTAGCGAAAGAACTTAATATTCCGGTCATTGCACTTTCGCAGTTGAACCGCAGTCTGGAACAACGTCCCAATAAACGCCCTGTAATGTCGGATTTGCGTGAATCCGGGGCGATCGAGCAGGATGCCGACTTGATTATCTTCATCTACCGTGATGAGGTCTATCACGACGACTCCGAGGATAAAGGTATCGCTGAAATCATACTCGGGAAACATCGTAACGGTGCCTTGGGAACGGTACGCTTGACCTTTATTGGTGAATATACCCGTTTCGAAAACCATGCTGCCTTCGACATCGAGCATTAATCAATGGTTTACAGCGTTATGCAAAATTATTGCCGTACGAAAGGATTCTATCTGGCATGATTTATCGTCCTACCAAAGCCTATGTCTCTCTGCCCGCTTTAAGTCACAATCTAAAGCTGATTAAAAAGTTGTCGCCGCAATCCAAGGTCATGGCGGTCATCAAGGCCAATGGCTATGGTCACGGTATCTGTCGCGTTGCCCAGCAGTTATCGGAAGCCGACGGTTTTGCGGTGACCTCGATTGAAGAAGCGCTGGTCTTGCGGCAAAAAGGCTATTTGCACCGTATCGTTCTGCTCGAAGGTCTTTTTTCCGCATCAGAAATTCCCGTTGTTATCCAGAATCGTCTGGATCTGGTGCTGCATTCGCAGCATCAGTTGGAATGGCTTCTGGACTATCCTTTTGACACGACACTTAATGTCTGGATTAAGATCGATACCGGTATGCATCGTCTTGGTTTCCACCCGGATGCGGTAGAAAGCGTGGTTCAGCAACTATTGAATAAGAGCAGCGCTTTCCAAATCCATTTTATTTCGCATTTTGCTTCGGCTGATGAGCAAGATGGTTTTTCACGCGACTTTACGCTGGCGCAAATCGACTGCTTTAATGACAGTACTGAAACTTGGCCGGTGCCGAAAAGCCTGGCTAATTCGGCAGGCATTCTGCATTATCCCGCCAGCCATTACGATTGGGTTCGCCCCGGGATTCTTTTGTACGGATGCGGTAATCCGACGGGATCGCAACATAACTTCAAACCGGTTATGCGTCTTGAATCGCAGATCCTGTCACTCAAATGGATTCCTAAAGGCGAATTTGTCGGCTACGGCAATGCCTGGCAGGCCCCTAAAGACACCTATGTCGGCGTGGTTGCTATCGGCTATGCCGATGGCTATCCGCGCCATGCCAAAGAAGGAACACCGGTGCTGGTTAACGGAGTACGGGTGCGCATGGTCGGGAGAGTGTCTATGGATATGATTACTGTAGATTTGACTCCGATGGTCAACCAGGTGAAGGTTGGTGACCGTGTCGTTCTCTGGGGCGAAGAGGCACTTACTGCGGATGAAGTTGCCAAATGGTGCGGTACCATCAGTTATGAATTACTCACCGGTGTGACTTCCAGAGTTCCGCTGATTGAAGTTCGATGATGGCGGGATTCATATGAGTAAACAGCTGAATATACTGAATACAAGACAAGGTTATAGCGGCTTTTTTCGTATTGATATTCTTCGCTATCAACATAGTCTTTACGCAGGTGGAATGAGTGCGGAAATCGATCGAGAACTGTTCGGTCGCGGTGAAGCGGCGGTGCTGCTTTTGTATGATTCGCAGGCCGAAGAACTCATATTGATCGAACAGTGTCGGGCAGGGGCTTTAGTGCACGCCCAAAAGGCAAATTCACCGGACAAGGCATGGCTGATCGAGCCGATTGCCGGTATGATCGATTCTGGTGAGACGGCTGAGCAGGCTGCCGTGCGCGAAGCCAAGGAAGAGGCGGGCATTGATATCCCGGCGGCAGAATATGTCTGCAAGTTTTATCCGAGTCCGGGCGGTTCGGATGAAGTGTTGCACCTGTTTGCCGCTCAGATCGATATTAATGATGTCGCGGATTTTGCCGGATTGGAAGAAGATGTCGAAGACATCAAGGTTCTCAAGATCCCTTTTGATGAAGCTAAACAAAATCTCCTCAATGGGCACTATAATGTAGCCAGCACAATTATCGCTTTGCAATGGCTGTTTTTTCAGCGCCAAAATGATGCTGGCCTTTGTTAACCCACCTTTAACCAAGTCGAATTTTTATTATGTTATGTCTTTTCCGCAATAGCCGAATTCACCCTAAACTCAATCCGTGGGCCATCTTGTTGAGTTGGATTGCGGTTCTGTTCTGGTTGGAATTTGCCTTTCTGGAAAAAGAGCTGGTTGAAAAGATTTTTGCCGGTCATGCTCTGATCATCGATCTTTTGGTTGGTCTGCCTCTGGTACTGGCAATGGCGATCATGATCTACGCTCTGGTCTATTGGGGAATTAAGGTTGCGTTGATTTACCTTAAACCATCTTGGATTGTACATATCGAGCCAACTGAAGAAGAGCTTAATCGTCAGAATCAACTGGTTGAGGAAGCGGAAACGGAATTCGGCGAGGGGTACTGGAACCCTGACGATACGGATGCCTCGGATAGCAAACCTAAAAAAAACACTTCCAAAGAGTCTTCTCAGTGAAGCCTTTTTGATGTTTGACTGAGACTCCTCCTTTGCCAGCATCTTTTTTTTCTATTTCGTCACGGCGTTTCCGTCAAGAGTCGAAGATACTCCTCAGGCTTGCCTTTCCAATCCTTCTTGCACAGCTTGCATTAACCGCACTAGGCGTCGTCGATACTTTAATGTCCGGGTGGTCGGGAACTAATGATTTGGCTGCAATAGGACTGGGATCAAGCATTATGTTGCCGGTGTTTATTTTCGGCACGGGTGTATTACTGGCAATTACGCCTCTGGTCGCAAAAGCCTTCGGACGACATGATAATGCAGCCGTTTCCGTTTTTCTTGGTCAGGGGATTCTGCTCGCTTTGCCGATTGGGCTTTTGAGCGCATTTATATTGAACAATATGCAGCCGGTGCTGGATATTCTTGAATTAAATAGCGAGGTATATCGTCTGACCGACGATTATCTGCGCTATATCGCCTGGGGGCTTCCGGCAATCGCGTTCTACCAGGCATTAAGGTTCTATTGGGAAGGGCTTGGGCAAACTTTACCGACCATGTGGATCAGTTTCATTGCTTTGATCTGCAATATTCCTCTCAACGCTCTGTTTATCTATGGCGGCTTCGGAATCGATCCTCTGGGTGCGGCAGGCTGCGGTGTGGCCAGTGCGATAGTCATGTGGCTGATGTTGGCTATCGGCTTGGTTTATGTTTACCGCAACCCGAACACCCGTCAGCATATTAATTGCTCCAATCTGTTGCCTAAGCACTGGAAACTGGGCGTCCTCCCGGCCTTGAAAATCGGAATTCCGAATGCGATGGCCTTGCTGTTCGAAGTCAGCCTGTTTACATTGATCGCGCTCTTTGTCGCGCCTCTCGGTGCGACAGTGCTGGCCGGTCAACAGATCGCGATCAGTGTGACTTCAATGGCGTTTATGCTGCCGTTGAGTCTGAGTATGGCTTTAACAGTACGGATCGGTCAGGAGTATGGCAGGGGGGATTTAAATCGCCTACGGCAAGTAATTCAGGTCGGTTACTTTTATGCATTGATGATGGGGGCTTTCCTGGCGTTAAATACCTATTTTTTCCGACATGAACTGATCGGGTTGTACACCGAAGATACTGCTGTCATAGCGGTTACAATTACTTTGCTTA
The genomic region above belongs to Thiomicrorhabdus xiamenensis and contains:
- the dnaB gene encoding replicative DNA helicase, with product MQINSSKNSTQEAENPFKVPPHSIDAEQSVLAGLMLSNETLDDVMTIVNTTDFYTKQHQAIFDVIIELNRNSKPFDLVTVANQLQSNGNLELAGNKEYLVELVKNTPSATNILYYAQLVRDKAILRNLIEASNEVAQTAYFPKGKDVREILDIAESKIMKIAEHGEGKERQYQTMHNLLTAALNKIDELFNTEGHITGQETHLTQFDEITAGLQNGDLIIVAGRPSMGKTTFSMNMAENIATKNNTPVAVFSMEMPGESLAMRMISSIGRIDAGRMRTGKLQQEDWPKLNKAVNILSKAKIYIDDTPALMITELRARARRIDKDIRDLQRKEAVEAGHEDPDKHVTGLGLVVVDYLQLMRGSANAENRVNEISEISRGLKALAKELNIPVIALSQLNRSLEQRPNKRPVMSDLRESGAIEQDADLIIFIYRDEVYHDDSEDKGIAEIILGKHRNGALGTVRLTFIGEYTRFENHAAFDIEH
- the rplI gene encoding 50S ribosomal protein L9, with product MNVILLEKVQNLGTLGDQVSVKSGYARNFLIPQGKAKAATKDNIAEFEAQRAELEAAAAAALSVAQGVYENLNGQVFTIESVAGDEGKLFGSVGTHDIADALQASGFEVERRDIRMPEGALRFVGTYEIDVQLHTDVVATVTVEVKAAE
- a CDS encoding MATE family efflux transporter — encoded protein: MPASFFSISSRRFRQESKILLRLAFPILLAQLALTALGVVDTLMSGWSGTNDLAAIGLGSSIMLPVFIFGTGVLLAITPLVAKAFGRHDNAAVSVFLGQGILLALPIGLLSAFILNNMQPVLDILELNSEVYRLTDDYLRYIAWGLPAIAFYQALRFYWEGLGQTLPTMWISFIALICNIPLNALFIYGGFGIDPLGAAGCGVASAIVMWLMLAIGLVYVYRNPNTRQHINCSNLLPKHWKLGVLPALKIGIPNAMALLFEVSLFTLIALFVAPLGATVLAGQQIAISVTSMAFMLPLSLSMALTVRIGQEYGRGDLNRLRQVIQVGYFYALMMGAFLALNTYFFRHELIGLYTEDTAVIAVTITLLILAAIYQIFDSVQVSTAGILRGFHDTKVTMWVTFVSYWLIGIGLGYVLSFTDLITAPLGVVGFWLGICLGLSVAAVLLVWRLRYQLPFLYTEMQLSHVVTKGDYD
- the alr gene encoding alanine racemase; its protein translation is MIYRPTKAYVSLPALSHNLKLIKKLSPQSKVMAVIKANGYGHGICRVAQQLSEADGFAVTSIEEALVLRQKGYLHRIVLLEGLFSASEIPVVIQNRLDLVLHSQHQLEWLLDYPFDTTLNVWIKIDTGMHRLGFHPDAVESVVQQLLNKSSAFQIHFISHFASADEQDGFSRDFTLAQIDCFNDSTETWPVPKSLANSAGILHYPASHYDWVRPGILLYGCGNPTGSQHNFKPVMRLESQILSLKWIPKGEFVGYGNAWQAPKDTYVGVVAIGYADGYPRHAKEGTPVLVNGVRVRMVGRVSMDMITVDLTPMVNQVKVGDRVVLWGEEALTADEVAKWCGTISYELLTGVTSRVPLIEVR
- a CDS encoding NUDIX domain-containing protein; amino-acid sequence: MSKQLNILNTRQGYSGFFRIDILRYQHSLYAGGMSAEIDRELFGRGEAAVLLLYDSQAEELILIEQCRAGALVHAQKANSPDKAWLIEPIAGMIDSGETAEQAAVREAKEEAGIDIPAAEYVCKFYPSPGGSDEVLHLFAAQIDINDVADFAGLEEDVEDIKVLKIPFDEAKQNLLNGHYNVASTIIALQWLFFQRQNDAGLC